The sequence CCAGCATTTGCACTTGAGCATGCTGGATTCATGCCCCATGCAAAAAAGCCTGTAAATTTTCCTTTGTACATTTCATCAAAAAGATTTAACCATGAAGCATCCTGTGTTTTGTCAAGTTTTGGAAGCCATGAATAGCAAAAATCATTTTCCTTTTTTGCATGTTCGCCATAGAAAGATTTCAAAAGACTTGCTAAATATTTAGGTCTATTTTTCCACCAGTTAACACTTCTCGGATCTTTTGTTGAAGGAGTGGTTTTATTATAATCTTCCAGTGTCTGCCATTGTTCTCTTGGCGTCGGCAAATATCCTGGAATAATGTGATAAAGCAATGCCTGGTCCGTGGAACCCTGAACATTGGATTCGCCTCTTAATGCATTTATACCGCCGCCTGCTATACCCATATTTCCAAGAAGACACTGAATAATAGACATTGCGCGGATATTTTGAACACCAACAGTATGTTGCGTCCACCCCATTGCATAAAGCTCTGTCCCTGCTTTGTCAGGTTTTCCTGTGGAACTATAAACTTTATAGACTTTTTCAAGGTCTTCCTGAGGAGTCCCTGTTATCGCTGTTACCTTCTCAAGAGTATATCTTGAATAATGTTTTTTCAAAAGCTGGAATACACAACGTTCATGCTGTAAAGTCATATCTCTTTTTGGAATTCCATTTTCATCTTTTTCTAATGCCCAGGTGGATTGATCATATGAACGTTTATTTGGGTCATATCCGGAAAAAAGTCCGTCATCAAAATTGTATTTAGGATTTACGATAAAAGATGCATTTGTATAGTTTTTTACATAAAACTCATCATAGAGATTATTATCCAATATGTACTTAATCATACCGCCCAAAAAGGCAATGTCAGTTCCTGAACGTAAACGAACAAATATATCAGCTTTTGTTGATGTACGAGTATAGCGGGGGTCAACATGAATGAAGATAGCACCTTTTTCACGTGCTGCCTGTATCCATTTAAATGAAACAGGATGGTTTTCTGCGACATTGCCACCCATGTTGAGAATGACGTCTGCATTGCGGAAGTCGATATAATGATTTGTCATTGCACCGCGTCCAAACGACTCTGCCAGAGCCGCAACAGTGGCGCTATGTCATATACGTGCCTGATGTTCAATATAAACAAGGCCAAGTGATCTGAGGAATTTTTGGTAAAGCCAGCATTCTTCATTGTCCATTGCTGCACTGCCAACAGATGCAATGCCATCTGTTCGGTTGACGACTTTGCCGTCTTTGTTCTTTTCTACAAAGCTATTATCGCGACTTTTCTTAATGTTTGCTGCAATCTTATCAAGTGCCCAGTCCCAGCTAACCTCTTTCCATTTGTCACTGTAAGGTGCTCTATAGCGTACTTTTTTCAAACGATTCTCATTTACAGCAATCTGATAACTCGAAGCTCCCTTTGCGCAAAGCGCACCCTCGCTGATAGGATGATCAGGATCACCTTCAGCATTAATTACCTTTCCTTTCTTGTCTGTTGATACCAAGATTCCGCAACCTACTGAACAATAACAGCAGATAGTCGGAGTTTCCTTGGCATCTTTGATCCGGAGTGATGTTCGAAGTTCTGCAGCATAGACTTCCGTGGGCGTGAGATCAAATCCGAGTTGACTTAGTGTAAGTCCAGCAGCAGCGACTCCAGAATACTTCAAGAAATCTCTCCTTGTAAGGACACTCATGAAAACCTCCTTTCTTAAGGGTTAATAAAATGTTTAAAAGAGACCTTAACTAATATATTGAAGAATATTTGAAATGAAAAAAATTTTTCCCCCCGCACTTCAGAAATACATATAAACTTAATCATATTTTATAGATAAAATATAACACAAAAAATATAGTTGTCAAGAAAATAAATGGTATTAAATATAATTATTTTATATAGATTTTTAATATTTAAATATAATCAGAAATTATGATATTATTTTTTATCATGTCTGAACTCCGATTGAATCTCATTACTCGTGAGTGGGTCATCATCTCAACAGAGAGAACCAGAAAACCAAAGGATTTCATACAGAAAAGAGATAAAAAAATATTTCCTGAATTTGTTGATACATGTCCTTTCTGTCCTGGGAATGAACATAAGACCCCTCCTGAAATCATGAGAATTCAACACAATAATAAATGGCTCATAAGGGTTATACCTAATAAATTTGCAGTACTTTCCCATGAAGGCGAGAAATTTAGAACGAATGAAGGACTCAAGCATCTTGTAAATGGTGTGGGAAGACATGAGGTTATTATAGAAACACCCGTGCATAATACGATGATAGCCCTTATGTCTGTCGGAGATATATCAAATGTTCTCAGAGTTTATAAGGAGAGATTCATTGAATTAAGCAACAATCCTTCAGTCGAACATGTAATTATATTCAAAAATCAGGGGATAGCCTCAGGAACTTCTATGGTGCATCCACACTCTCAGATTATAGGCACCCCTGTCACACCACTTCAGGTGAGGGATAGAATATCTGAGGTCAGGAGACATTTTGATCTTACAGGTGAATGCCTTATGTGTGTTTCACTTAAGGATGAGCTGAATGATGGAAGAAGAATAATACTTAATTCAAACCATTTTGTTACATTTATTCCATATGCAGCTTTATCGCCATTTCATATATGGATATTTCCTAAAAGACATCAATCTGCGTTTGGACATTTGCATGAAGAGGAAATAGCAGATTTAGCATGTAACCTTAAAACGATATTATCTAAGTTGTATTTTGGTTTAAATAATCCGGATTATAATTTAGTTATACGTTCAGAAATCATTAAAAATTCTGGAAATGAGTATTTTCATTGGTACATAAGTATAGTCCCACGTCTTGTACAGGCATCAGGTTTTGAACTTGGCTCCGGGATTTACTATAATGCAGCCGTTCCTGAAGAAGTCGCTGAATTTATGAGGAATGTGAAAACGTAAATAGGTATGGCAAATTTAAGGTATATTAAGTGCGTCGAGTATTTTGAAAAGAGTTATTATAGCTGGTGAATTTTCTGGAACCTCAAATACCGCTTTTCCTTTAAGATCATAATTAAAAATTGTTTCATCATTTGGTATTAGACCTTCAATCTCCAATCCTAAACCATGTGCAAAATTTTTTAATTCCAATCCATCTTTTTCAGATACTTTATTAATTATTATTATGCGTTTTTCAATATCAAGCTGAAGTTCATCAATCAAAGAATTAATTCTCTTTGCTGTCTGGATACCCCTCAGAGAGGGATCGCTTACTATAAAAAGCAAATTGACTTTATGGGTTGTTCTCCTGCTTAGATGTTCCATCCCTGCTTCATTGTCAATAATGATATATGGATATGTTTCCGCAAGCTTATCTGTATATTTTCTTATTATATTATTTGCTGCACAATAGCATCCGGGGCCTTCAGGTCTTCCCATTACTATCAGATCAAAACCTTTTGATTCTGTAATAGACTGCTGTATCTGATAATCAAATATCTCTTCTAAAGACATACCCCCAGGCCTTTCAGAACCGCTTCTAATAACCTGAAGAGATTCTTCACGTAATTTTCCTATAGTTGTTAACACTTCTACACCTAGAGCTTCATTTAAACAGCTATTTGGATCTGCATCAACAGCAAGTACAGGCATTTTCTTCTTTTCAATAATATATCGGATTGTGAGGGCAGCAAGACTTGTTTTTCCTGTCCCGCCCTTACCAGCCATAGCTATTATAAAAGACATGAATTATTATATAACAAGATTAGTTGAATTTTTTTAGATAATAAAAGAAAATAATATCTAATATGATACATTTTATAAAAGTTCATACCAGACAATTCTTTATTATTTGGGCAGCTATTTTTTTAATCACATCAAATCCATCTTTAAACCTGGGAGAAAATAAAAAGGAAGTTCCCATATATGTAGGTTCAGAAGCCTGTATGGAATGCCATAATAATGAATATCAGAGCTTTAAAACCTATGCAAAGAAGGCGACATCTTATAGGAGCATAGAGAGATTGAAAGATAAGTTGACTGAAGAGGAACTTAAAGGTTGTTATTTTTGCCATACTACCGGATATGGCAAGCCAGGTGGATTTATAAGTGTTGAAAAGACACCACATCTTAAAAATGCAGGCTGTGAGGTGTGTCATGGACCTGGAGAATTACAAATAAAAACAAAAAACCCTGATTATATAAAAAGACAGTTGACTATAAAAGATTGTGAAGTATGTCACACAGAGGAGAGAGTTAAAGCTTTTAGATACAAACCATTGATTCATGGAGGGGCGCATTAGAAATTTAATTTCAATAAATAATATTTTGTTAAAAAGAGTTCGGAAATAAAATGTTTGGTTATATAAAAAAATCTCTGGGTAATAAGATAACATTTGCAATAGTCGTCATAATAATTTCTCTAATATTGGTCGAAATATATATGCGAATATATTTTGGAACAAAAGACAGAGTAGAGCTAATGACAATGCTCGCTAAAGAAACAGCGGTATCTACATATGCTGGAATTAAACATCCTATGAGAGTTGGCGATAAAGAAGGTGTTAAAAGAACTTTATTAGACATAAAAGAGCGTACTGACGAAATTGATGTTTTTATATGTGATTTTAATCAGAAAATAAGTTATTCTACCGATGAAGATATTGTTACAAAAAGGGTAGAAGAAGCGATTAAAAATAGGATTATACTTACAAATTTAAAAGAAATATTAGAAAGCGGTATCGAAAGTATGAGATCATTTGAGGATAAAGAAATTTCAGGAGAAAAATATCTTGTTACAATATTCCCTATTTTGAATCAAAAGGAATGCTATCATTGTCATGGTTCTTCAAGAAGTGTTATAGGAGGTATGATTGTAAGAGTTGGTGTTGAAAAGGTCTATGCTACTGTTGCTGCTCAGAGAAATAGGACAATTTTAATTACTTTATTCGGTTTAACTATTGCAATAATCTTAATTTATCTGATGTTAAATAAACTTGTAAGAAGACCCGTTGAGAATTTAGCGAAAAAGGCTAAAAAATTTGCAGATGGTGATATGAATGTATCAGTTCAGGTAAATACAGAAGATGAGATTGGAGTTCTGGGTAAAACATTTAACTATATGGTTGAGAGTGTTTCATCTACTAACAGAAAACTGGAAGAAGAGATTAAGAGAAAGACGGACTTATTAAATGAAAGAACACGATTATTGACCCTTCTTGAAGCTGCCAATAAAGAATTGAGAGAGCTTGATAAGTTGAAATCTACTTTTTTGGCCAACATGTCTCATGAATTAAGAACACCTATGAATGCAATAATTGGTTATACAGATTTACTCCTTGATGGAGTCGATGGCCCTATCAATGAAGAACAGGAAAAGAGCCTTAAAAAGGTTGTAGCAAATGCAAGGCATCTTTTGCAGTTAATCAATGATGTTCTCGATATCTCAAAGATAGAGTCAGGTAAGATGAAGTTGTCTCCAAAGGAGATAGATATAAAATGGCTGATTGAGTCTGTTCTACCCACGTTTGAACCACTTATAGAACAAAAGAATCTATCTCTTACCATAAATATACCGAAAGACATGCCTCTTATTTATGGAGATGAAGATAAGATAAAACAGATACTGATAAATCTCATTTCAAATGCTATTAAATTTACACATAAAGGTGGAATTAATATAAATGCAAAAATCTCGGAACGAGGAGTTAAACAGGGGGAGTCACCAATATTTGCTGAGATATGTATAGAAGATACTGGAATAGGGATTAAAGAAGAAGATTTAGGCAAGATTTTTGACAAATTTGTTCAAGTAGATCTTACCACTGTTCGTCAATATGAAGGCACGGGTCTTGGTCTGAGTATTGCGAGAGGCTTGGTATCATTACATAAAGGTATGATCTGGGCGACAAGCAAGTTAGGCGAGGGGAGTAAATTCTGTTTCACAATTCCTATAAAAAAGGAAGTTCTTGAAAAACCTACTGAACCTATAATAGAGGAAAAGATGGCAGAAGGTCTTGCAGAGTATTTTGGATTACCGGTTGAGAAGTTTTTAAAAGAGCCTGAATATGCTGGGAAAAAGTTAAAATGCTGGGAATATGTGAGATGTGGACAGCCAAGTTGTCCAGCATATGGAAGTAAAGAAGGCAGATGTTGGATGATTTTTGGAACACATTGTGCTGGCATGAAGATAGCTTCCTATCCTGAAAAGGTAGATTTTTGCAAAGGGTGTGAGCTTATAAAAAATATTGTTGTTTGCCCGGAATCAGAATATGCTTTTGCAGAAATTGAAGTTCCTGAAAGATATCCTGAAAAAAAGACGATTTTAGCTGTAGATGATAATCCTGAAGCAATAGATATTATAAGAAAATATCTGAGAAATGACTATAATGTGGTTGGAGTTCTTAGTGGAGAAGATGCACTTAAGAAGGCGAAGGAGATTAAGCCTCTTGCGATAACATTAGATATAATGATGCCAAAGAAAGATGGCTGGCAAGTTTTACGAGAGCTAAAAAGTCATCCGGAGACTCAAGATATTCCAGTAATCGTGCTTACTATTGTGGATGACAGAAAGCTAGGGTTCAGTCTTGGTGCTACTGAATATATAGTTAAGCCAATAGAAAAACAGATTTTTTTGAGAAAAATAAAAAATCTCGAGAAAACTGGAAATATAAAACGTGTGCTAATAGTTGATAATGATACGGAAACAGTTAGATTGATCGGAAGCCTTTTAAAAGAGGCAAATTATCAGGTTTCGAATACATATAATAGTAATGATGCTATTAACTCAATAAAAAATTTCATCCCAGATCTTATAGTACTGAACCCAACATCTCCTGATGTAGGATTTGATGTTATTGAATATTTAAAGAAAGAAGAAAATCTTAAGAATATACCTGTGATTATAATTACGAATAAAGATCTTACAGAAGAACAGATAGATGAACTTAATGGTAGAATACAGGGAATCCTGAACAAAGGCATGCTTACAAAAGAAGACCTTTTAATTGAACTCAGAGATACCATAAGCAGGGTTGAAAGGTTACGATAAAATGGACGAGAATCTGCCGAGAATAGCCCGTAAGATATTGATTGTAGAAGACAATCTCGACAGTCGTGAATTAGTTGTAAAAATACTTAAAAACAAGGGATATCAAACTATTGAAGCTGAAGATGGGGAGGAAGCATTGGAGAAAGCAGTAACAGAAAAACCCCATTTAATACTTATGGATATCTCTATACCAAAAATAGATGGATATGAAGTTACTAAAAGATTGAAGGAAATGGAGGAGTTTAAAAACATACCCATCGTTGCACTCACTGCTCATGCAATGAAAGGAGACAGGGAAAAATTTATATCAACAGGATTCGAAGGATATATTTCAAAGCCAATTAATATACATGAATTTCCTGAACAGATAAGGGCATATCTTAGAGGAAAATGGGAGAGTATATTAGGTGGCGAAGAAGAATAAGATATTAATTGTTGATGATGCTATTGATACTGTTGAGTTATTAAAAAAAAGGTTCATTTCCGAAGGATATGAAACTGCTGAGGCATATAATGGAGAAGAAGGTTTACAGAAAGTAGCAGAATACAATCCTGATTTAATTGTTCTGGATGTTATGATGCCGAAAATCGATGGCTATGAAGTCTGCCGAAAACTTAAATCTAATGAGAAAACAAAATATATTCCAATACTAATGCTAACCGCTAAAGGAGAGGTTGAAAGCAAAGTTAAAGGGCTCGATATTGGTGCAGATGACTATTTAGCCAAGCCTTTTGACTATAAGGAACTTTCTGCGAGAATTAGGTCACTGCTTTCTATTAAAGCATCTCACGAGAAATTGGTAGTAGAAGAAAAGAAAGGTGCACTTGAACAGATGATGGATCAGGTTGCTCACGAGATTAGAAACCCGCTTACTTCCATAGGAGGTTTTGCACGAAAGGTTTATGGAAAGCTTCCGGAAGGTGATCCAAATAAGAAATATATGGAAATGATAATAGAAGATGTAGGGGTGCTGGAAAATATGATTAAACAGTTAATAGAATTAAAATCTTTATCTATTTCCATGAAACAGGAATCAAATATCAAAGATATTCTTCAGGAATCGTTAAAAGTTTTTGAGCAGGATTTTCAGCATAAAGCCATAACAGTAAAAACAGATATGAGTGATGAAATTTTACCTATTATAGCTGATAGAAAGCTCTTAAAAAGGGCTTTTTGCAATATAATAAAAAATTCCATTGAAGCAATGGAAAAAGAACCCAGGAAGTTAGAAATTGTCAGCAGATTGAATGAAGGAAAAGTGGAAGTGCTTATTTCAGATACAGGTAAAGGTATCCCGAAAGATAAAATCAAGAATATCTTTGACCCTTTAGTTACCTCTAAAATTTACGGACCAGGTCTTGGACTTACTTTTGCTCTTAAAATTATCCAGGAACACAAAGGCACTGTATCAGTCGAGAGTGAAGAAAATAAAGGAACGACTATTTCAATAACTTTTCCGGCGAGTAATCAGTATAACATTTAGACTTTTATTTGTCTTAATGTTCTTAATCTTGCAATTTCTTCCTGATATCCATAAATATGAGCTCCTGCGCTATATGCATAGATGGGGCCATTCTTCAGATTTGTCTCAGAAGCTATAAACTGCTTAAGAAGTTCTATCCCGCCTAAATTGGTAGGAAAGCCTGCCCACAGGTCCCATGACCTGAAATATGCACTAACCGTTAGCACTAAGTGATTGTTTAAAGGTAAAACTTTAAAATCAAGAAGTCTTAAACAAGGAGGATCAAGTTTGCCATCTTTCCCATAACAAACATCAAGGTCTTCAGGTGTTGCAATTTCGATAACAGCCTGATTTGTAAGAGGTGTTTCTTTCAATATTTGTATTATACGTTCAAGCTGTGTTCCGCCATCAGGCATTTTATGTTGTATCCTGCTTGCATATGTATATGTTTCATTCTCTGCCAATTCTGGATTCATCAGGTAATTGACGAAATAATCATCAATGTACTGCCGTGTTGTTGGAGCTGGTATCCCCGAATTTGGTGGCATAATCGGTATCATGTCATCTGAAGGATGTTCAATAAATACAGCGATACCAGGATACTGAAGTCTATACTGCTCATTTTCAAAAGAACCTTTCTGAATTTTTTGAGAATATGCTTTATCAAAGAGATTATATATAATTTGAAACCATGCATCAGCGATTGTTTTAGCTATTAAACAAAATGGATACACTGTTGTCTCCTTATCTTTAAATGGTGTCTGTGTATAAATTCGTGTTTTGTTATTGTCTGTCTATTAGGCTATATCACAATTAGCTTTTTATTATTTCTACCTATCCTATATTTAATATTTTAGACAAATTCATTCATAAATTTATAGGTACTTTACAGATTTTTAGAGTTTAAATGAATTTTTAGGTTTACAAAATCGATATAAATCTGTAACATTATACACTGAAGTTATATAGGGTGTTCAATGGTGCTGTAAGAGAAAATTTTTATATTCTTGTAGAACCTTGATTTTTAGGGTATTGTGAGATATTTAAGATGCTCAAATCTATAATAGGGAGGTGAGAAGCAAGTTTATTAATTTTAAATATTTTATTTAAATATAAAGGAGGTGAAAAGCATGAAAGTAGCCGACATAATGACAAAAGAGGTTCGCACAATCGAACCTGACAAATCATTAAAAGAATGTATTTTAGCTATGAACAAGTATCGTGCAAACGGGCTTGTTGTTATGAAGAATGAGAAAGTAGTAGGAGTTATTACAAAGGCTGATATTTTTAAAGCTGTACTTCCACGCTACCCTGATATTATTGATGAAGAGAGATATATGACAGATCTCGAGTATATTGAAGAGCGTGCACATATGCTATATGAAATGAAAGTAAGCGATATAATGGGGGCACCTCCCATTACAGTTAGCAGTGATACTCCCATAGTAAAAGCCGGCTCAACCATGTTACTCCGCAGAATAAAACAGGTTCCGGTAGTAGACAAAAATAAGCTGGTCGGCATAATTACACTTACTGATATCATTAATTCTCTACTCAAAAAGATAAAATAGATTGAAATGAAGTAAATATTTAAACTAAGAGGACAGGCATATATGAGTTTTAAGAACCTGTCCTCTTAGTTTAACTAATCTTTTCTTTCGAAAAGTATTCCTCCAAGTAGAACAAACAATATTGAAGTAATAAATATTACCAACATGCTGACAATTATCGAAAAATCAGGGCTCATTATGCCAATCTTATGAGGAAAAATAGCATGTTTTAAGGCATCAATACCGTAGGTTAAAGGATTCAATTTTGCAACAACCTTTAAAATATGAGGCAAGAGTTTTACAGGATACATAGCACCTGAAAGAAAGAACATTGGCATGATAATGAAGTTCATAATTACACTGAAACTTTCGTAACTGTCATAGAATGTTGCAATGACTATTCCGAAAGTTGAGATGCAGAAAGACAATGAAGCACAAATAAAGATAACTGTTATAATTTGCAAAAACCCAAGTTTGAGCCCAATAAAAGGAAACATTGCAAGTATGATGATTGCCTGAATAGTTGAAACAATGGTACTACTAAGAGCCTTACCAACAACAATAGATAATCTCGAAACCGGGGCAACGAGAATTTCTTTCATGAATCCGAATTCTTTATCCCATATTATTGAAATGGAGGAGAAGATTGAGCTGAATAGAATTGTCATTCCTATAATACCGGGGAATATAAACTGAGAATAAGGAATACCAGTATCTCCTGGCACAAGCCGTGATATTCCTGCACCAACAATAAAAAGCCATAATAAAGGTCTTGCTATCGCAGAAAAAAGACGACTTTTTTCCCTTACAAACTTTTTCAATTCTCTTGCAACTAAAACGTAAATTGCATTAACTTCCATTTATCTCTTAATGTCTTCGCCTGTATGCACGAATTGACTCCTTTATAGAATCTTCGTCAGATGTTTCTTCTTCTCTTATGGTTTTTCCTGTTAATTTAAGAAAAACATCATTTAAAGTTGGCCTCTGAATCCTTACTGAAAGAACCTTGTCACTCAATGCCCTGATCATTTCAGGGATGCATGTATCTCCTATCGGGCATGTCATAAACAATTCATCTTGTTTTTCTGATACATGGAGTCCGAATAAATTTTTTATTTCCTGCTTTGCATTCATATTATCACTTGTTTTGATATAGACAATATCCCCACCAAGCATCTGTTTTAATTCTTCTGGGCTTCCAATTGAAATTATACTTCCATGGTCAATGATTGCAATCCTGTCACATACCTCTGCCTCTTCCATGTAGTGAGTGGTCATGAATATGGTTACTTGATACTTTTTGGGAAGCTCTGCAATAAATTCCCAGAGATTTGTTCTGCTCTGAGGGTCGAGGCCGAGTGTTGGTTCATCAAGGAACAGAACCCTCGGCTTATGAATAAGTCCACGTGCTACCTCAAGTTTGCGTTTCATCCCGCCTGAGAATTTTTTAACCATGTCATCTTTGCGATCATACAATTCAACAAATTTCAGTGCTTCATTTACCCTATCTTTAATCTCTATCTTTGGTATGTCATATAAATATGAATGAAAGATCAAATTTTCATATGCTGTTAAGTCCTTGTCAAGGGTTGTATCCTGAAATACTATACCGATTGCTTTTCTAACTTTTGATGGCTCTTTCATACAGTCATGACCTGCAATAAGTGCTCTTCCGGATGTTGGACTGAGCAATGTACATAGAATATTTATTGTAGTTGTTTTTCCTGCACCGTTTGGACCAAGAAATCCAAAAATAGAACCTTCTTTAACTTCAAAGGATATATTATTAACAGCTGTAATATCCCCGAATTTTTTTACTAAGTTTTCTACCTGGATGATGTTCATTTTAAATAGTTTATCATGTATTTTCTTTATCTTTAAGAAAATTTATGAAAGATTCTCATTTTCATAAAAATTTAGAATAGTTAATGTGAAATATTAAATTAATTCAGAGTTATGAAAATACATATCTTATTAAAATATATATAGAAAACCCGAAAAAGAATTCGAAAATGTTTTTGGATTAGTAAAGTGAATAT is a genomic window of Nitrospirota bacterium containing:
- a CDS encoding ABC transporter permease, translating into MEVNAIYVLVARELKKFVREKSRLFSAIARPLLWLFIVGAGISRLVPGDTGIPYSQFIFPGIIGMTILFSSIFSSISIIWDKEFGFMKEILVAPVSRLSIVVGKALSSTIVSTIQAIIILAMFPFIGLKLGFLQIITVIFICASLSFCISTFGIVIATFYDSYESFSVIMNFIIMPMFFLSGAMYPVKLLPHILKVVAKLNPLTYGIDALKHAIFPHKIGIMSPDFSIIVSMLVIFITSILFVLLGGILFERKD
- a CDS encoding YggT family protein, with amino-acid sequence MHGFKLYIISLIKHILKKFRKVLLKMSSIDFSILVSLYLLNILQMT
- the fdnG gene encoding formate dehydrogenase-N subunit alpha, coding for MSVLTRRDFLKYSGVAAAGLTLSQLGFDLTPTEVYAAELRTSLRIKDAKETPTICCYCSVGCGILVSTDKKGKVINAEGDPDHPISEGALCAKGASSYQIAVNENRLKKVRYRAPYSDKWKEVSWDWALDKIAANIKKSRDNSFVEKNKDGKVVNRTDGIASVGSAAMDNEECWLYQKFLRSLGLVYIEHQARIUHSATVAALAESFGRGAMTNHYIDFRNADVILNMGGNVAENHPVSFKWIQAAREKGAIFIHVDPRYTRTSTKADIFVRLRSGTDIAFLGGMIKYILDNNLYDEFYVKNYTNASFIVNPKYNFDDGLFSGYDPNKRSYDQSTWALEKDENGIPKRDMTLQHERCVFQLLKKHYSRYTLEKVTAITGTPQEDLEKVYKVYSSTGKPDKAGTELYAMGWTQHTVGVQNIRAMSIIQCLLGNMGIAGGGINALRGESNVQGSTDQALLYHIIPGYLPTPREQWQTLEDYNKTTPSTKDPRSVNWWKNRPKYLASLLKSFYGEHAKKENDFCYSWLPKLDKTQDASWLNLFDEMYKGKFTGFFAWGMNPACSSANAG
- a CDS encoding cytochrome C codes for the protein MIHFIKVHTRQFFIIWAAIFLITSNPSLNLGENKKEVPIYVGSEACMECHNNEYQSFKTYAKKATSYRSIERLKDKLTEEELKGCYFCHTTGYGKPGGFISVEKTPHLKNAGCEVCHGPGELQIKTKNPDYIKRQLTIKDCEVCHTEERVKAFRYKPLIHGGAH
- a CDS encoding response regulator, yielding MFGYIKKSLGNKITFAIVVIIISLILVEIYMRIYFGTKDRVELMTMLAKETAVSTYAGIKHPMRVGDKEGVKRTLLDIKERTDEIDVFICDFNQKISYSTDEDIVTKRVEEAIKNRIILTNLKEILESGIESMRSFEDKEISGEKYLVTIFPILNQKECYHCHGSSRSVIGGMIVRVGVEKVYATVAAQRNRTILITLFGLTIAIILIYLMLNKLVRRPVENLAKKAKKFADGDMNVSVQVNTEDEIGVLGKTFNYMVESVSSTNRKLEEEIKRKTDLLNERTRLLTLLEAANKELRELDKLKSTFLANMSHELRTPMNAIIGYTDLLLDGVDGPINEEQEKSLKKVVANARHLLQLINDVLDISKIESGKMKLSPKEIDIKWLIESVLPTFEPLIEQKNLSLTINIPKDMPLIYGDEDKIKQILINLISNAIKFTHKGGININAKISERGVKQGESPIFAEICIEDTGIGIKEEDLGKIFDKFVQVDLTTVRQYEGTGLGLSIARGLVSLHKGMIWATSKLGEGSKFCFTIPIKKEVLEKPTEPIIEEKMAEGLAEYFGLPVEKFLKEPEYAGKKLKCWEYVRCGQPSCPAYGSKEGRCWMIFGTHCAGMKIASYPEKVDFCKGCELIKNIVVCPESEYAFAEIEVPERYPEKKTILAVDDNPEAIDIIRKYLRNDYNVVGVLSGEDALKKAKEIKPLAITLDIMMPKKDGWQVLRELKSHPETQDIPVIVLTIVDDRKLGFSLGATEYIVKPIEKQIFLRKIKNLEKTGNIKRVLIVDNDTETVRLIGSLLKEANYQVSNTYNSNDAINSIKNFIPDLIVLNPTSPDVGFDVIEYLKKEENLKNIPVIIITNKDLTEEQIDELNGRIQGILNKGMLTKEDLLIELRDTISRVERLR
- a CDS encoding response regulator, with translation MAKKNKILIVDDAIDTVELLKKRFISEGYETAEAYNGEEGLQKVAEYNPDLIVLDVMMPKIDGYEVCRKLKSNEKTKYIPILMLTAKGEVESKVKGLDIGADDYLAKPFDYKELSARIRSLLSIKASHEKLVVEEKKGALEQMMDQVAHEIRNPLTSIGGFARKVYGKLPEGDPNKKYMEMIIEDVGVLENMIKQLIELKSLSISMKQESNIKDILQESLKVFEQDFQHKAITVKTDMSDEILPIIADRKLLKRAFCNIIKNSIEAMEKEPRKLEIVSRLNEGKVEVLISDTGKGIPKDKIKNIFDPLVTSKIYGPGLGLTFALKIIQEHKGTVSVESEENKGTTISITFPASNQYNI
- a CDS encoding CBS domain-containing protein; translation: MKVADIMTKEVRTIEPDKSLKECILAMNKYRANGLVVMKNEKVVGVITKADIFKAVLPRYPDIIDEERYMTDLEYIEERAHMLYEMKVSDIMGAPPITVSSDTPIVKAGSTMLLRRIKQVPVVDKNKLVGIITLTDIINSLLKKIK
- a CDS encoding AAA family ATPase, with the translated sequence MSFIIAMAGKGGTGKTSLAALTIRYIIEKKKMPVLAVDADPNSCLNEALGVEVLTTIGKLREESLQVIRSGSERPGGMSLEEIFDYQIQQSITESKGFDLIVMGRPEGPGCYCAANNIIRKYTDKLAETYPYIIIDNEAGMEHLSRRTTHKVNLLFIVSDPSLRGIQTAKRINSLIDELQLDIEKRIIIINKVSEKDGLELKNFAHGLGLEIEGLIPNDETIFNYDLKGKAVFEVPENSPAIITLFKILDALNIP
- a CDS encoding response regulator, with protein sequence MDENLPRIARKILIVEDNLDSRELVVKILKNKGYQTIEAEDGEEALEKAVTEKPHLILMDISIPKIDGYEVTKRLKEMEEFKNIPIVALTAHAMKGDREKFISTGFEGYISKPINIHEFPEQIRAYLRGKWESILGGEEE
- the galT gene encoding galactose-1-phosphate uridylyltransferase, yielding MSELRLNLITREWVIISTERTRKPKDFIQKRDKKIFPEFVDTCPFCPGNEHKTPPEIMRIQHNNKWLIRVIPNKFAVLSHEGEKFRTNEGLKHLVNGVGRHEVIIETPVHNTMIALMSVGDISNVLRVYKERFIELSNNPSVEHVIIFKNQGIASGTSMVHPHSQIIGTPVTPLQVRDRISEVRRHFDLTGECLMCVSLKDELNDGRRIILNSNHFVTFIPYAALSPFHIWIFPKRHQSAFGHLHEEEIADLACNLKTILSKLYFGLNNPDYNLVIRSEIIKNSGNEYFHWYISIVPRLVQASGFELGSGIYYNAAVPEEVAEFMRNVKT